The Fluviispira sanaruensis sequence AGACTTATTATGTCAATTTTACAGCCATTTAAAAAACAAAATCAGCTCACAAATCGTCCTGAAAATGATTTGTTTTATTCTCTGCAAACCGATGTGAATCGCTTATTTAACAGTTTCTTCAATGATTTTGAAATTGATTTACCTTCACAAAAATCTAAAAACTTATGGGCACCTCGTATAGATATGCGTGAATCTGCACATTCTTTTATAATCACTGCAGATCTTCCTGGTATTAAGAAGGAAGATATTAATGTAAATATTCACGACAATATTTTAACCATTAAAGGAGAAAGAAAATCCGAGACCCATAATGAAAGTGACAAACACTATATTAGTGAACGCTATCACGGACAATTTGAACGTTCGTTTTCACTCCCGCAAAGATCAATTGATAAAGAAAAAATTTCTGCTGAAATGAAAAATGGTGAACTCACAATTAATATAGCAAAAATACCGGAAGCTCAAAAAGAAGTTCGCAAAATAGAAATACGCTAAAAATCCCCCTTTCTCATTAAAAAAGTTGGTAATTAATTGCTACCAACTTTTTTTTAATTTTTGAAAGCATTATTTCTATTTAATTTTCATGCATGATAAAAATTTCTTGAGACAGGGCTTCTGCTGTTTCTATATGTTTCGTTAATTTTTCACCTTTATCTACTGAGTCTTTCCAAAAAAACTCCACAGTGCCTTCACGAGCTC is a genomic window containing:
- a CDS encoding Hsp20/alpha crystallin family protein, with product MSILQPFKKQNQLTNRPENDLFYSLQTDVNRLFNSFFNDFEIDLPSQKSKNLWAPRIDMRESAHSFIITADLPGIKKEDINVNIHDNILTIKGERKSETHNESDKHYISERYHGQFERSFSLPQRSIDKEKISAEMKNGELTINIAKIPEAQKEVRKIEIR